The Henckelia pumila isolate YLH828 chromosome 2, ASM3356847v2, whole genome shotgun sequence genome includes a window with the following:
- the LOC140878600 gene encoding uncharacterized protein codes for MAMSLEDLLAEEGFQRRKTKIVSRNSTSKGRPSVPLRVRHEASSSLTVKKVERSREKIDSESQTRKNDVQLKRRGRQDSWDDARSNVRTSADSQVSEITEVTQGYEIVEVGNNSPYKDIYLNKVYGYEENESRNSAKHEERERYMQLSGKNMVEDKKNRTNSFNHPLSIPKRGNIDTTNWKIMNQPPESSAKKNFDENKSMKQPDLEETLDTPALDEAAVKAIISILSGYIRSFLKDEDFRTSLSHNSFASLNFIGLEEGLNTKSKVIENLEQAIETVERAAEDSASVKELKKASLQLSVITGLNSKDLKDGFTSGIPNLKFSACAHLYLSVIYVIQKMDKITAKHILQVFRDSPFQARVALLPDLWDHVFLPNLLHLKLWYDKEARFVADLPVSKNINLLDKVYNETLDSGTHQFAKYYKDWLTEDLEAPSLPVIKIPSFSVQLMPKGGLHGHTNSPASYVSPQPMVSKKLYDEVFSRPRKMGFELEIYEEENFEI; via the exons ATGGCCATGTCACTGGAGGATCTTCTAGCAGAGGAAGGATTCCAGAGgagaaaaacaaaaatagtTTCAAGAAATTCTACATCCAAAGGGAGACCGAGCGTGCCTCTGCGTGTTAGACATGAAGCCAGTTCTTCACTTACTGTGAAAAAAGTGGAGAGATCGCG GGAGAAGATAGACTCAGAATCCCAGACTAGGAAAAATGATGTGCAACTCAAAAGAAGAGGTCGCCAAGATTCATGGGATGATGCAAGGTCTAACGTTAGGACTTCTGCAGATTCACAAGTTTCAGAGATAACTGAGGTGACACAGGGATATGAGATAGTTGAGGTGGGAAATAACAGCCCATACAAAGATATTTACTTGAATAAAGTCTATGGGTACGAGGAAAATGAGAGTAGGAATTCTGCTAAACATGAGGAAAGGGAGAGATACATGCAACTTTCTGGGAAGAATATGGTAGAGGACAAGAAAAATAGGACTAACTCTTTCAACCATCCTCTGTCCATACCCAAGCGAGGAAACATCGACACAACCAATTGGAAAATTATGAACCAACCCCCCGAGAGCTCCGCTAAGAAAAACTTTGACGAAAATAAGAGCATGAAACAACCTGATCTTGAAGAGACGCTGGATACTCCGGCTCTTGATGAAGCTGCTGTTAAGGCCATCATTTCTATCTTGAGCGGATACATAAGGAGTTTTCTTAAGGACGAAGATTTCAGGACATCCCTTAGTCACAATAGTTTTGCTTCCCTCAATTTCATTGGATTAGAAGAAGGCCTGAATACTAAAAGTAAAGTAATAGAAAATCTTGAACAAGCTATAGAGACAGTGGAAAGAGCAGCAGAGGACAGTGCGAGTGTAAAAGAACTGAAAAAAGCTTCGTTACAGTTAAGTGTTATTACTGGATTAAATTCAAAGGATTTGAAGGATGGTTTTACGTCTGGAATcccaaatttgaaattttcagcTTGTGCTCATCTGTATCTCAGTGTGATATATGTGATACAAAAGATGGACAAGATTACCGCAAAACATATTCTTCAAGTGTTCCGTGATTCTCCTTTCCAGGCACGAGTAGCTTTGTTACCTGATTTATGGGACCATGTTTTTCTGCCAAATCTCTTACATTTGAAGCTCTGGTATGATAAAGAAGCTCGTTTTGTGGCAGATTTGCCTGTTTCAAAAAACATCAATCTTCTTGATAAAGTCTATAATGAAACATTGGATTCAGGAACACACCAATTTGCCAAGTACTACAAAGATTGGCTAACTGAGGATCTTGAAGCACCTTCACTCCCTGTGATCAAAATTCCTTCTTTCTCTGTTCAACTGATGCCAAAGGGAGGCCTGCACGGCCACACAAATAGTCCTGCTAGTTATGTCTCACCTCAGCCAATGGTCAGCAAAAAACTCTATGATGAAGTATTTAGTCGTCCACGTAAAATGGGGTTTGAACTGGAAATTTATGAAGAGGAGAACTTTGAaatatga
- the LOC140878599 gene encoding putative E3 ubiquitin-protein ligase LIN-1 has product MQQIECESNVQEQEENHEKFRDKPALSSIPSDFVCHLTGLIFEDPVTLETGQSFEWEAIINWFNKGSTTCPVTGKTLQFQAVPPTNLILKRVIDNWKSDHFQHILAVVSQVVANSAENSFILNDDMIICILEQLLVVLNGTKRVENSKRVLSLGGLQFLLKRFHSGNDKEKTFILPLLLCCIEANEECRNDLSINMSKSSLLDLLHFEQLKTVSDAVSLLTELICLNRRRDSQIFLEGVDEEKLANAMDDLLIHLKTCTLEETPAVAILILHLNILSQLQTSNVYRQEAVDALTVALGQSLTDEKVQKKCSRALLVLGGCFSSSGKLMTEDWILKLAGFLNGPDWDITDDDSYDMSFDGRATMNSGNSKNSKVDSQIEDSEEEKARESWLVSLSASLLEDGTKPFLETVCKCLNLGNSDLVRVCLVTMAWLSSSLASLPDTEFQLYAFSALISPLKK; this is encoded by the exons ATGCAGCAAATTGAATGTGAGAGTAATGTTCAAG AACAAGAGGAGAATCATGAAAAGTTTAGAGATAAACCTGCACTTTCAAGCATCCCCAGCGACTTCGTATGCCACTTGACTGGCCTTATTTTTGAAGATCCAGTGACCCTTGAGACAGGTCAAAGTTTCGAATGGGAAGCTATCATTAACTGGTTCAATAAAGGATCCACTACTTGTCCAGTCACCGGAAAAACGTTACAATTTCAAGCTGTACCGCCTACCAATCTCATCTTGAAGCGTGTTATCGACAATTGGAAGAGTGACCACTTTCAGCATATCTTGGCTGTAGTCTCTCAAGTAGTTGCAAATTCTGCAGAAAATTCATTTATATTAAATGATGATATGATCATATGTATCTTGGAACAACTTCTTGTTGTTTTAAATGGAACGAAGAGAGTAGAGAACTCAAAAAGAGTTCTATCTCTTGGGGGCTTGCAGTTTCTCCTGAAAAGGTTTCATAGTGGAAACGATAAGGAGAAGACGTTTATCTTACCTTTGTTGTTGTGTTGCATTGAAGCTAATGAAGAGTGCAGGAATGATCTTTCAATAAACATGAGCAAGTCAAGTCTGCTTGATCTACTTCACTTTGAGCAGTTGAAGACAGTGTCAGATGCAGTTTCACTGCTGACTGAACTCATTTGCTTGAACAG GAGGAGGGATTCTCAAATTTTCTTAGAAGGTGTAGACGAAGAAAAGTTAGCGAATGCGATGGATGATTTGTTAATACATCTCAAGACGTGCACACTGGAAGAGACGCCTGCAGTTGCTATTCTGATTCTACATTTGAATATTCTG TCTCAACTACAAACGAGTAACGTGTATAGACAGGAGGCGGTAGATGCGCTTACAGTCGCTCTGGGACAAAGCTTAACGGATGAAAAAGTCCAGAAGAAGTGTTCCAGAGCTCTCTTAGTCCTTGGAGGCTGCTTCTCTTCATCTGGGAAACTCATGACAGAGGATTGGATCCTTAAACTTGCTGGATTTCTCAATGGTCCTGACTGGGATATTACTGATGATGACTCCTATGATATGTCATTTGATGGAAGAGCGACAATG AATTCTGGCAATTCAAAAAATTCGAAGGTTGATTCTCAGATCGAAGACAGTGAAGAGGAAAAGGCAAGGGAGAGTTGGCTAGTGAGTTTATCAGCTTCACTGCTTGAGGATGGGACTAAGCCTTTCTTGGAGACTGTATGCAAGTGTTTGAATTTAGGGAACTCGGATTTGGTCCGAGTATGCTTGGTAACAATGGCCTGGTTGAGTTCTTCACTTGCTTCATTGCCAGATACAGAATTTCAACTCTATGCTTTCTCAGCTCTCATCTCTCCACTCAAAAAATAA